The Deinococcus detaillensis genome includes the window CTGTCTACGGCGTGTACTTGCTGCGCGAACTCACCCCGCGAAGCCGCGACCTTATCGTGGCCTTCGGCGAGCGTTTATCGGCTCCGTTGATGGCGCTGGGGCTGAGTAGCCTCGGAGCGCGGGCCCATCACCTGACCGGCGGGCAAGCCGGCATCGTCACCGACAGCCATTTCGGCAGCGCCCGTCCGCTCAGCACGGCGGCGGGGCGCATCCGTGACCGGCTCAGCGGTCTGCTCGACGCTGGCCTGACGCCGGTGATCGCGGGATTTATGGGCGAAACCGAAAAAGGAGCCATCACCACGCTGGGGCGCGGCGGCACCGACTTTTCGGCGACCATCGTGGGCGCGGCTCTGCACGCTGACGAGGTCTGGGCCTGGAAAGACGTGGACGGGGTGATGTCAGCCGATCCCCGAAGCGTGATGGGCGCACAAAATATTGCCCAGCTCAGTTACGGCGAGGTGATGGAGCTGGCTTACTTCGGAGCCAAGGTGCTGCACCCGCTGGCGGTCACGCCGCTGCAAGAAGCGGGCATTCCGCTGAGGGTCAAAAGCGCCGCTGACCCTGACTTTGCTGGAACTCTGGTCACCAGCGAGGCCCAAACCGACGGCCAGCACCCGGTCAAAGCGGTCACGGCCATTCGCGGGGTCAGCATCATCAACGTCTCCGGCGCAGGCATTTTGGGTGTGCCGGACGTGGTGGCCGACCTCTTCGCGGCGCTGGCCAGAGAAAACATCACCCTGCTGATGGTTTCGCAGTCGAGCAGCATGAGCAACGTCTCGCTGGTGATTTTGGGCAGCGACGAGGAGCACACGCTGGCGGCCCTGACTCCGCCGATGGGCGGCCGGCACCTGCAAGTGGACGTGCAGCGCGGCGTGGCGGTGCTGGCCATCGTGGGCGCGGGAATGCGCGGCACCAAGGGCGTCTCGGCCAAGCTGTTCAGCGCCCTTGCAAACGCGGATATCAATATCTTGATGATCTCGCAGGGATCGAGCGAGCTGAATATCAGCGTGGCGATCGAAGGTGCGGACGTAGAACACGCCACCCGCACCGTGCACAGCGCCTTTGGCCTGGACGCCGAGCCCGTCACCGACAAACCTGTCACCGACACGCGCTGACCAGCCAATTTTTTTGGGCAGGGCGTGGCCACAGTAGCCACGCCCTGCTGTCCTTATGACCTCTGGCTAGGTGTAGGGAGGCGATCCCTAAGCCGAGTGAGCTTTATTCTAAGCCAAAGCGCTCAGCTTATTGCTGCGCCGTCTGGCTGACGCGCTGATCACCTCACAGGCGGATGATAACGGCACACCAAAGGACGGTTCACTCCACCGCCCACAGGGAGCCCGTTATGTTCGCTGATTTCCACCGTCAACACCTGATCGCTCAGGAACGCATACAGTATCTCCGCGAGGAAGCCAGCTGCGCCCGCCTGCTCAGGCAAGCGCCGAGCCAAAGCGCCCCC containing:
- a CDS encoding aspartate kinase, producing the protein MPEQPSLLVMKFGGTNMGDAAAIRHSAYLSQRSSKEGVKVVVVVSAMAGVTNQLLGIAEAAEKGDIALANDQIAGLRTRHFTAAQDLGAAPDSGVVREIRELLETLRQAVYGVYLLRELTPRSRDLIVAFGERLSAPLMALGLSSLGARAHHLTGGQAGIVTDSHFGSARPLSTAAGRIRDRLSGLLDAGLTPVIAGFMGETEKGAITTLGRGGTDFSATIVGAALHADEVWAWKDVDGVMSADPRSVMGAQNIAQLSYGEVMELAYFGAKVLHPLAVTPLQEAGIPLRVKSAADPDFAGTLVTSEAQTDGQHPVKAVTAIRGVSIINVSGAGILGVPDVVADLFAALARENITLLMVSQSSSMSNVSLVILGSDEEHTLAALTPPMGGRHLQVDVQRGVAVLAIVGAGMRGTKGVSAKLFSALANADINILMISQGSSELNISVAIEGADVEHATRTVHSAFGLDAEPVTDKPVTDTR